A window of Sulfurimonas gotlandica GD1 contains these coding sequences:
- the aat gene encoding leucyl/phenylalanyl-tRNA--protein transferase, translated as MIPQLNKYELKFPDASQANTDGILAWGGDLTPSRLIRAYQNGIFPWFSSGDPIIWWSPDPRLIMELDDFKISKSLKKSMKKFEYKFDTNFEEVMHKCSTVNRNDQAGTWISSEIIEAFTTIHGMGMAHSIESYQNGELVGGLYGIVVGKVFCGESMFANMSDASKSAYAVLIKHLKEWGYDFIDCQVPTNHLKSLGAKEVSREYFLDRLLKTNMETVSHTWEINKELI; from the coding sequence ATGATTCCACAATTAAATAAATACGAACTAAAATTTCCAGATGCATCTCAAGCAAATACAGATGGAATATTGGCTTGGGGAGGAGACTTAACTCCTTCTAGGCTTATTCGTGCATATCAAAATGGCATCTTTCCTTGGTTTAGCAGTGGAGACCCTATTATATGGTGGTCACCAGATCCTAGACTTATTATGGAATTAGATGATTTCAAAATAAGTAAATCCCTAAAAAAAAGTATGAAAAAATTTGAATACAAGTTTGACACTAACTTTGAAGAGGTTATGCATAAATGCTCTACGGTAAACAGAAACGATCAGGCAGGCACTTGGATAAGCTCTGAGATTATTGAAGCTTTTACTACCATCCATGGTATGGGTATGGCACATTCTATTGAGAGTTACCAAAATGGTGAACTGGTAGGCGGACTGTATGGGATAGTAGTTGGAAAGGTATTTTGTGGAGAATCAATGTTTGCAAATATGAGTGACGCTTCTAAATCAGCTTATGCAGTTCTAATCAAACATTTAAAAGAGTGGGGTTATGATTTTATAGATTGTCAAGTGCCAACAAATCACTTAAAGAGTCTGGGAGCTAAAGAAGTATCAAGAGAATATTTTTTAGATAGACTTTTAAAAACAAATATGGAAACTGTAAGTCATACTTGGGAAATAAATAAAGAGTTAATATAG
- a CDS encoding M14 family zinc carboxypeptidase has protein sequence MRQQYSSYDECVDFFKSAQISNPNLFKVESIGKTWENRDIIAVSITKNIDTHLDKPALFFTGTIHAREWIGIELSLSFAKYILEHIDYDPQLNDILDRSTLYMVPCANPDGFEYSRNHFSFWRKNRRNNADGSFGVDLNRNFSVGFTPNKDTTSNVYSGPSAFSEPETAALRDFVISHENITIALDYHSQGNVFFPAHNFIHEDAIDAVDLNLLAGNMAEEIKKESGREYGVHMGKPPVHLISGSGREFYYSRGALSLVVEVGTRNISDYKEHMSENIDENLPALMFALTEVNNYKKENALPRVDNFIATDVKSKEVELSWGYPGHETVYFEIYRSSKKKGFAQTSNRIGMTKLNTYTDKNLKSSTNYYYYVRAVCKKRHIKSPYAQVLGVRTHPAESMFSKILYPLADKIGYVGEKTKKNAEHFGNNSMFVGISESKGECFGICGFSLTTIPMNAIITSASISFYPMNRVSVQVESYGEWRVGQIDERTIDSTSSFDDIKNAKTLSYIDRPTGSAQLAQGIWRTYTFAAQEISVLQKSLARSEALFKFEGPSSLPLDRASQLMQWDIGYGKFSGGLTYRPKLDISYTVDEAKLELQSSREFTALENEIIDNKLLAGYDKNGNKKYSCIEFDLSQWPAMDNTVISNAYIELEAIDINSTNKIRFHIEMIVPCDGEKTYEKITTRDIIERIGYDVSVADIKSEPKQRFVFDTYAINEMVENIDNRSKAVFVISASSHKAILKNQDVTFMDSKRVKRPSLIINYIKKRRNAPDKVENLRHIIENNIIKLEWDIPNDDGYKGSIVVKNPFRVPCSPYDGQKLYGGIDNYTYDNFGDSTVHKYYAVFSYDDVPNFSEPVSIELNSEVNR, from the coding sequence TTGAGACAACAATATAGTTCTTATGACGAATGTGTTGATTTTTTTAAATCAGCACAAATATCAAACCCAAATCTTTTTAAAGTAGAATCGATTGGTAAAACTTGGGAAAATAGAGATATTATAGCCGTAAGTATTACAAAAAATATAGATACACATTTAGATAAACCAGCACTTTTCTTTACTGGAACTATTCACGCTAGGGAGTGGATAGGGATTGAACTAAGTCTTAGTTTTGCAAAATATATATTGGAACACATAGATTATGACCCTCAGTTAAATGACATTTTAGACAGATCAACACTATATATGGTACCTTGTGCAAACCCTGATGGATTTGAATACTCAAGAAACCATTTCTCATTTTGGAGAAAAAACAGACGAAATAATGCAGATGGTAGTTTTGGAGTTGATTTAAATAGAAACTTCTCTGTAGGTTTTACTCCAAATAAAGATACAACTTCAAATGTTTATTCTGGTCCAAGTGCTTTTAGTGAGCCAGAAACTGCAGCACTAAGAGATTTTGTCATTTCTCATGAAAATATTACAATAGCTTTAGATTATCACTCACAAGGAAATGTTTTTTTTCCAGCTCATAACTTTATACATGAAGATGCAATAGATGCAGTCGATTTAAATTTATTAGCAGGAAATATGGCCGAAGAAATCAAAAAAGAGTCTGGTCGTGAGTATGGTGTTCACATGGGTAAACCTCCTGTGCATCTTATTTCTGGGAGTGGTAGAGAGTTTTACTACTCTAGAGGAGCTTTATCTCTTGTTGTTGAAGTTGGAACTAGAAACATCAGTGATTATAAAGAGCATATGAGTGAGAATATTGATGAGAATCTTCCAGCACTTATGTTCGCACTAACAGAAGTAAATAACTATAAAAAAGAGAATGCACTTCCTCGAGTTGATAATTTTATAGCTACTGATGTAAAGTCTAAGGAAGTTGAACTTAGTTGGGGATATCCTGGACATGAAACTGTATACTTTGAGATATATCGTTCATCTAAGAAAAAAGGTTTTGCTCAAACTTCAAATAGAATTGGAATGACTAAACTAAATACATATACTGATAAAAATTTAAAATCATCTACTAATTACTATTATTATGTAAGAGCAGTATGTAAAAAAAGACATATAAAATCACCATATGCTCAAGTTCTTGGTGTAAGAACACATCCAGCAGAAAGCATGTTTTCAAAAATACTCTACCCATTAGCTGATAAGATTGGTTATGTTGGAGAAAAAACTAAGAAAAATGCAGAGCATTTTGGAAATAATTCAATGTTTGTTGGTATTTCTGAGAGTAAGGGTGAATGTTTTGGTATTTGTGGCTTTTCACTAACTACAATTCCAATGAATGCAATCATAACGAGTGCATCTATATCTTTTTATCCTATGAATAGAGTTTCTGTTCAGGTGGAGAGTTATGGAGAGTGGAGGGTTGGACAGATAGATGAAAGAACTATTGACAGTACAAGTAGTTTTGATGATATTAAAAATGCTAAGACATTAAGTTACATAGATAGACCAACCGGTTCAGCTCAATTAGCTCAGGGAATATGGAGAACTTACACCTTCGCAGCACAAGAAATATCTGTTTTGCAAAAGTCATTAGCTCGCTCAGAAGCTCTTTTTAAATTTGAAGGGCCTTCATCTTTGCCATTAGATCGCGCATCTCAACTAATGCAATGGGATATTGGATATGGAAAATTTAGTGGAGGACTGACATATAGGCCAAAATTAGATATATCATATACAGTAGATGAAGCTAAGCTAGAACTTCAATCTTCAAGAGAGTTTACAGCTCTAGAAAATGAAATAATAGATAATAAACTGCTTGCTGGTTACGATAAAAATGGTAATAAAAAATACTCATGCATAGAGTTTGATCTTTCTCAATGGCCAGCAATGGATAATACAGTAATATCAAATGCATATATAGAGTTAGAAGCAATCGATATAAACTCTACAAATAAAATCCGTTTTCATATTGAGATGATAGTTCCATGTGATGGTGAAAAAACATATGAGAAAATTACTACAAGAGATATTATAGAGAGAATCGGTTATGACGTTAGTGTCGCAGATATAAAGTCAGAACCTAAGCAAAGATTTGTGTTTGACACATATGCAATAAATGAGATGGTAGAAAATATTGATAATAGATCAAAAGCCGTATTTGTTATATCGGCTTCATCTCACAAAGCTATTTTAAAAAACCAAGATGTTACATTTATGGATTCAAAAAGAGTAAAAAGACCTTCTTTAATAATTAACTATATAAAGAAACGCAGAAATGCGCCAGATAAAGTTGAAAATTTAAGACACATAATAGAAAATAATATAATAAAGTTAGAGTGGGATATTCCAAATGATGATGGATACAAAGGATCTATAGTTGTTAAAAATCCTTTTAGAGTTCCATGCTCTCCATATGATGGACAAAAATTATATGGAGGAATTGATAACTATACATATGATAACTTCGGTGACAGCACTGTCCATAAATACTATGCTGTATTTTCATATGATGATGTTCCTAATTTTTCAGAGCCAGTTTCAATAGAGCTAAATTCAGAAGTAAATAGATAG
- a CDS encoding ATP-grasp domain-containing protein: MSKRTIGMWLYTNSGGDKIAKKIIKKLKDRDIDTLDNINLRHAIAKNANILHNDVKLNKLDLFFSYNAGEQTQYQMYLYQALNRVIPMINSYESFALTEDKFHTSFVLRNEGILTADYKLCHRDDGHQLKKIIKKWDKMVYKPTDGWGGVGLTKIESEANLDMLLPFLNQMDLRYFYVEKFIKYDNTDFRVDIVDGEFVSCYGRKASDTDWRTNITSGGSVFLREANDEIIEIAKKACKVCGVDIGGVDIIYDLEKEAYVVLEVNGIPAFATPDQEKMGLNFNDKKIDLIVDLIDRKTKK; the protein is encoded by the coding sequence ATGTCAAAAAGAACAATCGGAATGTGGCTTTATACTAATAGTGGTGGTGATAAAATTGCAAAAAAAATTATTAAAAAACTCAAAGATAGAGATATCGATACACTTGATAATATTAATCTTAGACATGCAATAGCTAAGAATGCGAACATTCTTCATAATGACGTTAAGCTAAATAAGTTAGATCTATTTTTCTCTTACAATGCTGGTGAACAGACTCAGTACCAGATGTATCTATATCAGGCACTTAATCGTGTAATTCCTATGATTAACTCTTACGAATCTTTTGCTTTAACTGAAGATAAATTTCATACTTCTTTTGTACTTAGAAATGAAGGAATACTTACCGCCGACTATAAGTTATGCCATAGAGATGATGGACATCAACTAAAAAAAATTATAAAAAAATGGGATAAAATGGTCTATAAGCCAACTGATGGCTGGGGTGGAGTTGGACTAACTAAGATTGAGAGTGAAGCCAACTTAGATATGTTACTTCCATTTTTAAATCAGATGGATTTGAGATATTTCTATGTAGAAAAATTTATAAAATATGATAATACAGACTTTAGAGTAGATATTGTAGATGGAGAGTTCGTTTCTTGTTATGGCAGAAAAGCTAGTGACACAGATTGGAGAACAAATATAACTAGTGGCGGATCTGTATTTTTACGTGAGGCTAACGATGAAATAATTGAAATTGCTAAAAAAGCGTGTAAAGTATGTGGAGTTGATATTGGTGGTGTAGATATTATATATGATTTAGAAAAAGAAGCATATGTTGTACTTGAAGTAAATGGTATTCCTGCATTTGCAACTCCAGATCAAGAAAAAATGGGACTAAACTTTAATGATAAAAAGATTGATTTAATAGTTGATTTAATAGATAGAAAAACTAAAAAATAA
- a CDS encoding M20 family metallopeptidase — protein sequence MRYLNDLSTIVNINSHTKNKHGVDRVGQIFDKWFEELGFDVNIYDRELIGNHRHYTSIHDKTAKKLLLLGHLDTVFPPNEFEEYSEDKEWIYGPGVCDMKGGNIVALQALRELKEQNIDIKNIDVFFVSDEETGSDDSKHLTAKLASDYNYCFVYEAAGENMEVVTGRKGVGTFFIDIKGKAAHAGNNYVHGHDANLEASYKLQELVKLTDLEKGTTVNVGKINGGIGANTISPYANMVFELRYKNSQERDRVLRAIDEIVNKSFVNGTTSELSGGIQRDVMQTSESSLALIKYIEDITSTTLKSEERGGVSDANIVSSCGVVTLDGFGPFGDGDHTIHERASKKSFETRIELSKKLFTYFVKNLDFKKGN from the coding sequence ATGAGATACTTAAATGATTTAAGCACAATAGTGAATATTAACTCGCACACTAAAAATAAACATGGCGTAGACAGAGTTGGACAGATTTTTGATAAATGGTTTGAAGAATTAGGTTTTGATGTAAATATTTACGATAGAGAACTAATCGGTAATCACAGACATTACACTTCTATACACGATAAAACAGCAAAAAAATTACTACTGCTGGGGCATCTAGATACAGTTTTTCCACCTAATGAATTTGAAGAATACTCTGAAGATAAAGAGTGGATATACGGACCTGGTGTATGTGATATGAAGGGTGGAAATATAGTAGCTCTTCAGGCTCTTCGTGAACTTAAAGAACAAAATATTGATATAAAAAATATTGATGTTTTTTTTGTTAGCGATGAAGAAACAGGAAGCGATGATTCTAAACATTTAACTGCTAAACTTGCATCTGATTATAACTACTGTTTTGTTTATGAAGCAGCTGGAGAAAATATGGAAGTTGTAACTGGCAGAAAAGGTGTTGGTACTTTTTTTATAGATATAAAGGGTAAAGCTGCTCATGCTGGAAATAACTATGTACATGGACATGATGCAAATCTTGAAGCTTCTTACAAACTCCAGGAACTGGTAAAATTAACAGACTTAGAGAAGGGCACGACGGTTAATGTAGGAAAAATAAATGGCGGCATTGGAGCAAATACAATTTCACCATATGCAAATATGGTTTTTGAACTTCGATATAAAAATTCTCAAGAGAGAGATAGAGTCTTAAGAGCTATAGATGAAATTGTGAATAAATCTTTTGTAAATGGAACTACATCTGAGTTAAGTGGTGGAATTCAAAGAGATGTTATGCAGACTAGTGAATCTTCACTCGCTTTGATAAAATATATTGAAGATATTACCTCTACAACTCTTAAGTCAGAAGAGAGAGGCGGGGTTAGTGATGCAAATATTGTAAGTTCTTGTGGAGTTGTAACTCTCGATGGCTTTGGCCCATTTGGTGATGGCGACCATACTATACATGAAAGAGCTTCAAAGAAAAGTTTTGAGACTAGAATAGAGTTGAGTAAAAAACTATTTACTTATTTTGTGAAAAATTTAGATTTTAAAAAGGGAAATTAA
- the rplS gene encoding 50S ribosomal protein L19 yields the protein MRNKYIENFEKAQTAEKTIPEFRAGDTVRLAVTIKEGDKTRVQNYEGVCIAKRGQGTGKTITVRKIGANAIGIERIFPIYSDSINEITVIRRGRVRRAKLFYLRDLAGKKARIKELRRK from the coding sequence ATGAGAAATAAGTACATAGAAAACTTTGAAAAAGCACAAACAGCTGAGAAAACTATTCCAGAATTTCGTGCTGGTGATACTGTTCGTTTAGCAGTAACAATTAAAGAAGGTGACAAAACTCGTGTACAAAATTACGAGGGTGTTTGTATTGCAAAAAGAGGTCAAGGTACAGGTAAAACTATTACTGTACGTAAAATTGGTGCTAATGCTATTGGTATTGAAAGAATTTTCCCAATTTACTCTGACTCTATTAATGAGATAACAGTTATACGTCGCGGTCGTGTTCGTCGTGCTAAACTATTTTATCTACGTGATCTTGCTGGTAAAAAAGCTCGTATCAAAGAACTTAGAAGAAAATAA
- the trmD gene encoding tRNA (guanosine(37)-N1)-methyltransferase TrmD: MTFTFVTLFKNIVEGYFTDSILKRAIDKEILNINYLDPREFSDNKHSKVDDTAVGGGAGMVMNPQPLFDSLSELKKQSEEVHIVFLTPVAKSFTQNDAKRLAKKSHIAFVSGRYEGIDERVIEEFGDEVFSIGDYILTGGELPSLVMCDAISRNVDGVLGNSESLSIESFETPLLEAPSFSKPKDFQSCSVPSEYLKGNHSKIRSLKLALSECKTKFFRPEQLLKHRTRKSYEK; the protein is encoded by the coding sequence ATGACTTTCACTTTTGTAACTCTATTTAAAAATATCGTAGAAGGATATTTTACAGATTCTATTTTAAAAAGAGCAATAGATAAAGAGATTTTAAATATTAACTATTTAGATCCTAGAGAGTTTAGTGATAATAAGCATTCTAAAGTTGATGATACTGCCGTTGGTGGTGGTGCTGGTATGGTTATGAACCCTCAGCCTCTTTTTGACTCTTTGAGTGAGCTAAAAAAACAAAGTGAAGAAGTTCATATTGTTTTTTTAACTCCTGTAGCAAAGTCTTTTACGCAGAATGATGCAAAAAGATTAGCAAAAAAATCCCATATAGCTTTTGTGAGTGGAAGATATGAGGGTATTGATGAGAGAGTTATAGAGGAATTCGGAGATGAAGTTTTCTCTATTGGAGATTACATATTAACTGGTGGAGAACTTCCATCATTGGTTATGTGTGACGCAATCTCTAGAAACGTTGACGGTGTACTTGGCAATAGTGAATCGCTAAGTATTGAAAGTTTTGAAACACCTCTTTTAGAGGCACCATCTTTCTCTAAACCGAAGGATTTCCAAAGTTGTTCTGTTCCATCAGAATATTTAAAGGGAAATCATAGTAAAATTCGCTCACTTAAATTAGCCTTGTCTGAATGTAAGACTAAATTCTTCAGGCCAGAGCAGCTTTTAAAGCATAGAACAAGGAAATCTTATGAGAAATAA
- the rimM gene encoding ribosome maturation factor RimM (Essential for efficient processing of 16S rRNA) → MSNQSKEQRLHIATIGKTVGIKGDLKFHIHCDFPEQFQDNSTFLTNKNNTITLSDVNHERSLIKIAGINTIEDAKKFTNIKLYTTREETRKNCHLNDGEFFWFDLEDCEVFEDGKLLGVVNEVERITISNYLNVKTNEELVKSGSAKSFLIPFHKPFILNTDIDKKIITVDGAMDILEAS, encoded by the coding sequence ATGTCGAACCAATCTAAAGAACAAAGACTTCATATTGCAACTATCGGCAAAACTGTTGGTATTAAAGGTGATTTGAAATTTCATATCCATTGTGATTTCCCAGAACAATTTCAAGATAACTCCACATTTTTGACAAATAAGAATAACACTATTACTTTAAGTGATGTAAATCATGAGAGAAGTCTTATAAAAATAGCTGGTATTAATACTATTGAAGATGCTAAAAAGTTTACAAATATAAAACTTTATACAACTCGTGAAGAGACTAGAAAAAATTGCCACTTAAATGATGGTGAATTTTTTTGGTTCGATTTAGAGGATTGTGAAGTTTTTGAAGATGGAAAGCTATTAGGTGTAGTTAATGAAGTTGAACGTATTACAATAAGTAATTATTTAAATGTAAAAACTAATGAAGAACTAGTTAAGTCAGGCTCTGCGAAGAGTTTCTTAATTCCTTTTCATAAACCATTTATTTTAAATACTGATATAGATAAAAAAATTATTACCGTTGATGGTGCAATGGATATTTTAGAAGCTTCATAA
- a CDS encoding KH domain-containing protein has product MISEFVAQFAKLIATYPDDIRVQIKESDEITEIVLYANQADVGKLIGKEGKMIGAIKTVISGCKAKDGVSYRINVEPI; this is encoded by the coding sequence ATGATTTCTGAATTTGTCGCACAATTTGCAAAACTTATAGCAACTTACCCAGATGATATAAGAGTGCAAATAAAAGAGAGCGATGAAATTACTGAAATAGTTCTTTATGCTAATCAAGCTGACGTTGGTAAGCTGATTGGCAAAGAGGGCAAAATGATTGGTGCAATTAAAACTGTAATATCTGGCTGTAAAGCTAAAGATGGCGTAAGCTATAGAATTAATGTCGAACCAATCTAA
- the rpsP gene encoding 30S ribosomal protein S16 translates to MATVIRLTRMGRKKQPFYRIAVTDSRKRRDGGWIELIGHYNPMVAEKTLVVDSERLDYWLSVGAKMSDRVKKITGR, encoded by the coding sequence ATGGCAACAGTAATTCGCCTAACTAGAATGGGAAGAAAAAAGCAACCTTTTTACCGTATCGCGGTAACAGATTCACGTAAGCGTAGAGATGGTGGTTGGATTGAACTAATTGGTCACTATAATCCAATGGTAGCTGAGAAAACTTTAGTTGTTGATAGCGAAAGATTAGATTACTGGTTAAGCGTTGGCGCTAAAATGAGTGATCGTGTTAAAAAGATAACTGGTCGTTAA
- the ffh gene encoding signal recognition particle protein — translation MFDTLTDSFTAAIKKIRFHDDDKALTKALDELKKSLLKADVNHKVVKELIAEVQIETKKNGIGKDQFLDALRAALYKLLEIGGNKGFTFVPNPPTVILMTGLQGSGKTTTTGKLANYLKNKQKKVLIVAADLQRLAAVEQLRQITTQIGVELYENEATKNPVEVVAAALKKANDGIYDVVLIDTAGRLAIDDELMNELEAVKKAANPSEIFYVADSMTGQDAVKTATSFKEKIGIDGVILSKYDGDSKGGVALGLASQVLVPLRFIGSGEKMEDLEVFLPDRIVNRLMGFGDIEGLAEKTAGAIDEKQAKRLTKKIQKGQFNFNDFLEQMESMKKMGSMKSLMGMIPGMGNMSKALKDFDMENSSELKNIKSMVSSMTLKERENPDLLNNSRKGRIAKGCGLEIVEINRMIKQFKNAGKMAKRFSGKNGMKDLQSMMGQMSGPGAIPR, via the coding sequence ATGTTTGATACTTTAACAGATTCGTTTACGGCAGCGATTAAAAAAATCCGTTTTCATGATGATGACAAAGCCCTAACTAAGGCTCTTGACGAGCTTAAAAAATCTCTTTTAAAAGCGGATGTAAACCATAAAGTTGTAAAAGAATTAATAGCTGAGGTTCAGATAGAGACTAAGAAAAATGGCATCGGTAAAGACCAGTTCTTAGATGCACTTAGAGCTGCTCTATATAAGCTTTTAGAAATTGGTGGAAACAAGGGTTTTACATTTGTTCCAAATCCTCCAACTGTAATTCTAATGACAGGGCTTCAAGGTTCTGGTAAAACTACAACTACAGGTAAACTTGCTAATTACTTAAAAAACAAGCAAAAAAAAGTTTTAATTGTTGCAGCCGATTTACAGCGTTTAGCAGCAGTTGAACAACTTCGTCAAATTACAACTCAAATAGGAGTTGAACTATATGAAAATGAAGCTACTAAAAATCCTGTAGAAGTTGTAGCTGCTGCTCTTAAAAAAGCAAATGATGGTATTTACGATGTTGTACTTATAGATACAGCTGGTCGTTTGGCAATTGACGATGAACTTATGAATGAGTTAGAGGCTGTTAAAAAAGCTGCAAATCCTAGTGAAATTTTCTATGTTGCTGATTCTATGACAGGTCAGGATGCTGTAAAAACTGCTACTAGCTTTAAAGAAAAGATTGGTATTGACGGTGTAATACTTTCTAAATATGATGGTGATTCTAAAGGCGGTGTAGCCTTGGGTCTTGCATCTCAGGTACTAGTTCCTCTTCGTTTCATTGGTAGTGGTGAAAAGATGGAAGACTTAGAAGTTTTCTTACCAGATCGTATAGTAAATCGTCTTATGGGATTTGGAGATATTGAAGGTTTAGCAGAAAAAACTGCTGGAGCAATTGATGAGAAACAAGCAAAAAGACTTACTAAAAAGATTCAAAAAGGTCAATTTAACTTCAATGACTTTTTAGAACAAATGGAAAGTATGAAGAAAATGGGTAGTATGAAGTCACTTATGGGTATGATTCCAGGAATGGGAAATATGTCAAAAGCACTTAAAGATTTTGATATGGAAAATTCAAGTGAATTAAAAAATATCAAATCAATGGTTTCATCAATGACTCTCAAAGAGAGAGAAAATCCAGATTTACTAAATAACTCTCGTAAAGGAAGAATTGCAAAAGGTTGTGGTTTAGAGATTGTTGAGATTAACCGTATGATTAAACAGTTTAAAAATGCTGGTAAAATGGCTAAAAGATTTTCAGGTAAAAATGGCATGAAAGATCTTCAATCTATGATGGGTCAAATGAGCGGACCTGGAGCTATACCAAGATAG
- a CDS encoding pseudouridine synthase family protein has translation MATEKAYKILALQQGVSNNEAKSMIDRGLAYVGNKKVMIARGELDTKTVFKVQKIEKIKPIFENDEIIVVDKPAFVNSDEIERQLKPAVLLHRLDRETSGVLMLVKDEEFRQKAIKEFKKDNVYKEYIAWVEGIISEPVEVDKPILTQKKNNKAYSNVSGKGKPARTEFFPDLVSANKTKIKCIIHHGRTHQIRTHLRYIDHPIIGDEQYGGRRAKRVMLHAYKVRLFDMEFVAPEPKVFIDFQ, from the coding sequence GTGGCTACAGAAAAAGCATATAAAATATTAGCTCTGCAACAGGGTGTCTCAAACAACGAAGCTAAATCTATGATTGATAGAGGCTTAGCTTATGTTGGAAATAAAAAAGTAATGATTGCTCGTGGAGAGCTTGATACTAAAACAGTATTCAAAGTTCAAAAGATAGAAAAAATCAAACCTATTTTTGAAAATGATGAGATAATTGTAGTAGACAAACCAGCTTTTGTTAACTCAGATGAGATAGAAAGACAGCTTAAGCCTGCTGTATTATTGCATAGACTGGATCGTGAAACAAGTGGAGTACTAATGCTTGTTAAAGATGAAGAGTTTAGACAAAAAGCTATCAAAGAGTTTAAAAAAGATAATGTATACAAAGAGTATATTGCATGGGTTGAGGGAATCATAAGTGAGCCTGTAGAGGTTGATAAACCGATTTTAACTCAGAAGAAAAATAACAAAGCTTACTCAAATGTTTCTGGAAAAGGTAAACCAGCAAGAACAGAGTTCTTTCCAGATTTAGTAAGTGCTAATAAAACAAAAATCAAGTGTATTATTCACCATGGAAGAACACACCAGATTAGAACACACCTTCGTTATATTGATCATCCGATTATTGGAGATGAGCAGTATGGTGGAAGACGTGCTAAGAGAGTAATGCTTCACGCATATAAAGTTAGACTTTTTGATATGGAATTTGTTGCACCTGAGCCTAAAGTATTTATTGATTTCCAATAA